A stretch of the Lolium perenne isolate Kyuss_39 chromosome 3, Kyuss_2.0, whole genome shotgun sequence genome encodes the following:
- the LOC127343710 gene encoding uncharacterized protein codes for MPPPLCLLPCSTPARPSLVLPIELAAAKAAAAPPPRPLSVLETTARFGAAGDFVPLPSCLAWSPWLSSSPSSSCLKPPRSSSSSPTMTRQGPPLPASLGWPALSHPQPAEGREGHALQPPSLAPLHGAAASQVHLPLAHLSTSPLLIRDMFCFYAYELFEEMSKQVAYVQFEEMYKQAADRGGPSISLREAGAIEKHL; via the exons atgCCGCCCCCGCTCTGCCTCCTCCCGTGCTCAACGCCAGCTCGCCCATCCCTGGTCCTCCCCATCGAGCTTGCCGCCGCCAAGGCCGCCGCTGCTCCTCCTCCCCGCCCTCTGTCGGTGTTGGAGACAACGGCGAGGTTTGGAGCAGCGGGGGACTTCGTGCCTCTCCCGAGCTGCTTGGCGTGGAGTCCGTGGTTGAGCTCCTCTCCATCATCCTCTTGTCTGAAGCCACCAAGGTCGTCATCGTCCTCACCAACCATGACCAGACAAGGTCCCCCGCTTCCTGCTTCTCTTGGCTGGCCAGCCCTGTCTCATCCACAGCCTGCTGAGGGGAGAGAAGGACATGCTTTGCAACCTCCATCCCTGGCCCCTTTACATGGAGCTGCGGCTAGCCAGGTTCATCTTCCTCTGGCCCATCTCTCCACATCCCCTTTGCTGATTCGAG ATATGTTttgtttctatgcatatgaactgtTTGAGGAAATGTCTAAGCAGGTTGCATATGTACAGTTTGAGGAAATGTATAAGCAGGCTGCAG ATAGAGGAGGGCCATCAATATCTTTGAGAGAAGCTGGTGCCATTGAGAAACATCTTTGA